One Deinococcus ruber DNA window includes the following coding sequences:
- a CDS encoding SGNH/GDSL hydrolase family protein, whose translation MHGLTARLLLSAVLLAATGMAGPAATPPPVMRYVSLGDSLTAGFQSGGLTAQGQQAAYPVIIARLAHIDFGVPAGKAPGCPPPLDGGLFKPGASCVRVQPNVRGSNFAVPGARVEDLLNRTAQTAPDAATRQLYTLILGPKLSQVGAALKSRPTFISVWIGANNVLDTLTSGNPAQATPPAAFEASYRRLLDALKPAGATVVLLTVPDVTRVPLLASGDFLFRQGIGQPDCAGSASRVALSVLLSEAPANCNAPYALTPAKLDAIRGTVNAYNAVILKLAAERGLKVFDVNPLFATLRATDPNLSDPNQPFGPDFSLDGVHLSSSAQTRLADALVAFGNANFGLQIKLPGS comes from the coding sequence ATGCATGGACTGACTGCCCGACTGCTGCTTTCTGCCGTGCTGCTGGCGGCCACTGGAATGGCTGGGCCTGCTGCCACACCGCCCCCCGTGATGCGCTACGTGTCGCTGGGAGACTCGCTGACCGCCGGATTTCAGTCGGGTGGCCTGACTGCCCAGGGTCAGCAGGCGGCGTATCCGGTCATCATCGCCCGTCTGGCACACATTGATTTTGGCGTGCCTGCGGGCAAGGCTCCCGGCTGCCCACCCCCGCTGGACGGCGGCCTTTTCAAGCCGGGCGCGTCGTGCGTGCGCGTGCAGCCGAACGTGCGCGGCTCGAATTTCGCCGTGCCGGGCGCACGCGTCGAGGATCTGCTGAACAGGACAGCTCAGACGGCTCCCGACGCCGCGACCCGTCAGCTGTACACCCTGATTCTGGGGCCGAAGCTCAGTCAGGTGGGGGCGGCGCTGAAATCCAGACCCACCTTCATCTCGGTGTGGATCGGTGCAAACAACGTGCTCGATACCCTGACCTCGGGCAATCCGGCGCAGGCCACGCCACCGGCAGCGTTCGAGGCGTCGTATCGGCGGCTGCTGGACGCCCTGAAGCCTGCCGGAGCAACCGTCGTGCTTCTGACCGTACCCGACGTGACGCGGGTGCCGCTGTTAGCGAGCGGGGATTTTCTGTTTCGCCAGGGCATCGGGCAGCCCGACTGTGCCGGAAGCGCCAGCCGTGTGGCCCTGAGCGTGCTGCTGAGCGAAGCTCCGGCCAACTGTAACGCGCCGTATGCCCTGACGCCCGCCAAGCTGGACGCGATTCGCGGCACAGTCAATGCCTACAACGCCGTCATTCTCAAGCTTGCCGCCGAGCGCGGTCTGAAAGTCTTCGACGTGAATCCACTCTTTGCGACGCTCAGGGCCACCGATCCCAACCTGAGCGATCCGAATCAGCCGTTCGGCCCCGACTTTTCACTCGACGGCGTTCACCTGTCGTCATCGGCCCAGACGCGCCTCGCGGACGCTCTGGTAGCCTTTGGAAACGCCAATTTCGGCCTTCAGATCAAGCTTCCCGGCAGCTAG
- a CDS encoding c-type cytochrome, protein MASQSPLPGILGVVFPVGTVALIVAILIGTGGSFTGPSITATNGSAASSTSGAASTTAASGNSGSAAAGSTMTNTPAASTTPATSGGAAGGNAVTTTTAGSSSTTGDAAATMPAAAPATPTLTTNDRNANPATGSAAPGTVVTPPTGNEGSKVNDAAGTTAPSTAGSSTTAMTPTAPSTATSDSATNTPADTTTASGNPASGSGSTTAVNNVAVNAAKGTAVFTTNCAGCHGASGAGVPGAFPPLAGNAAIQGDEKYVADVLLYGLQGNIVAKGQPYNGVMPAWASQLNDADIAAVTTYIRTTWGNKGTPISADTVKTERGTPKTTAQVLAERPK, encoded by the coding sequence ATGGCCTCACAATCTCCGCTTCCTGGCATTCTCGGCGTGGTCTTTCCAGTTGGCACCGTCGCACTCATCGTCGCCATTCTGATCGGCACCGGGGGTAGTTTTACCGGCCCGTCCATCACGGCCACAAACGGCAGCGCGGCTTCGAGCACTTCCGGAGCGGCCAGCACGACGGCAGCCTCTGGCAACAGCGGCAGCGCGGCGGCAGGCAGCACGATGACCAACACGCCCGCCGCTTCTACGACGCCTGCCACGTCCGGGGGCGCAGCAGGCGGCAACGCGGTAACCACCACCACCGCCGGAAGCAGCAGCACGACGGGCGACGCCGCCGCAACCATGCCCGCTGCCGCGCCCGCGACACCCACCCTGACGACCAACGACCGAAACGCCAACCCTGCGACGGGTTCGGCAGCCCCCGGCACCGTCGTGACGCCGCCGACCGGGAACGAGGGCAGCAAGGTCAATGACGCCGCCGGAACGACTGCGCCCAGCACGGCAGGTAGCAGCACAACCGCAATGACGCCAACTGCCCCGAGTACCGCCACCAGCGATTCCGCAACCAACACGCCCGCCGACACCACCACCGCTTCCGGCAACCCCGCGTCTGGTTCCGGCAGCACCACCGCTGTCAATAACGTCGCCGTGAACGCCGCGAAGGGCACCGCCGTCTTTACCACCAACTGCGCTGGCTGTCACGGTGCGTCGGGGGCAGGCGTACCAGGAGCGTTTCCGCCTCTGGCAGGCAACGCCGCGATTCAGGGAGACGAGAAATACGTGGCCGACGTGCTGCTGTACGGACTCCAGGGCAATATCGTGGCAAAAGGCCAGCCGTACAACGGGGTCATGCCCGCCTGGGCCAGCCAGCTGAACGACGCCGACATCGCTGCCGTCACCACGTACATCCGCACGACCTGGGGCAACAAGGGCACCCCGATCAGCGCCGATACCGTCAAGACCGAGCGCGGCACGCCCAAAACCACCGCTCAGGTACTGGCAGAACGGCCAAAATAA
- a CDS encoding nuclear transport factor 2 family protein, with protein MNHAVADINAAKTESVEMIVMAYLAAWNEADDQTRRRLLELAWCETAVYSDPTARVVGQQALSEHIHAFTMRYPGVRLELTSPVSAHHDCVHFTWRATDGDGFTLREGRDVGKIARDGRLCDLVGFFGV; from the coding sequence ATGAATCACGCCGTCGCGGACATCAATGCTGCGAAGACGGAATCCGTCGAAATGATCGTCATGGCTTACCTTGCCGCCTGGAACGAAGCCGATGACCAGACCCGGCGCAGGCTGCTGGAACTGGCATGGTGTGAAACCGCAGTGTATTCAGACCCGACGGCGCGGGTGGTGGGCCAGCAGGCACTGAGCGAACACATCCACGCCTTCACCATGAGGTACCCCGGCGTGCGCCTGGAACTGACGAGCCCGGTAAGCGCTCACCACGACTGCGTGCATTTCACCTGGCGTGCCACCGACGGCGACGGCTTCACACTGCGCGAGGGCCGAGACGTGGGAAAGATCGCCCGCGACGGACGACTGTGCGACCTGGTGGGCTTTTTCGGCGTGTAA
- a CDS encoding histidinol-phosphatase HisJ family protein, whose translation MRSLPDHHTHHLRCGHAVGSLDDVAASALVRGLPAVGLSDHAPLLFLPGDHPAPLIAMPASEFPAYAEEMQHVKARYAGRLRVLASVEADYVPGSEAAYRHLLASPLDYVLGSVHWIDGWSLFSAELPGGWTPEHAWSRALALTREAAASGFADVIAHLDVLKTKGHLPERWHTPELDDTLEAIGASGKAIELNTSGWRKPVGECFPSPAILHLAARRGIPVCLGSDAHDPQDVGADFERAARVLYDAGYRETVTWEGRERRVIPLA comes from the coding sequence ATGCGTTCCCTTCCCGATCACCATACCCATCATCTGCGCTGCGGGCACGCCGTCGGCAGCCTGGACGACGTGGCCGCGTCGGCACTGGTACGCGGCCTGCCCGCCGTGGGTCTGAGCGACCATGCGCCCCTGCTGTTTCTGCCGGGCGACCATCCCGCGCCGCTCATCGCCATGCCTGCTTCCGAGTTTCCCGCCTACGCCGAGGAAATGCAGCACGTAAAAGCCCGGTACGCGGGCCGACTGCGCGTGCTGGCAAGCGTCGAGGCCGATTATGTGCCTGGGTCGGAGGCAGCGTACCGACACCTGCTGGCGTCCCCCCTCGATTACGTGCTGGGCAGCGTTCACTGGATAGACGGCTGGAGCCTGTTCAGCGCCGAATTGCCCGGTGGCTGGACGCCCGAACATGCCTGGAGCCGCGCTCTGGCCCTCACGCGGGAAGCGGCGGCCAGCGGATTTGCCGACGTGATCGCGCATCTGGACGTGCTCAAGACCAAAGGCCACCTGCCTGAACGCTGGCACACACCCGAGCTGGACGACACCCTGGAGGCCATCGGCGCGTCGGGCAAGGCCATCGAACTGAATACCAGCGGGTGGCGCAAACCGGTGGGCGAGTGCTTTCCCAGTCCAGCCATTCTGCACCTCGCGGCGCGGCGCGGCATTCCGGTGTGTCTGGGCAGCGACGCCCACGATCCACAGGATGTCGGAGCCGATTTCGAGCGGGCCGCCCGCGTGCTGTACGACGCCGGATACCGCGAAACCGTCACCTGGGAAGGGCGTGAACGGCGGGTCATTCCACTTGCCTGA
- the ligA gene encoding NAD-dependent DNA ligase LigA, producing the protein MSTPADVQTVQARHAELTAQVREHNQRYYEQDAPTISDFEYDALARELRELEALHPELLTGDAPTLTVGGRPSTLFEKVRHPTPMTSLDNAFTDAELSEFDDKVARALNLKLGEHTFTYTCELKIDGLSINLYYVDGVLQWAATRGDGETGEKVTANVEGIPGIPTVLPGLKGELEVRGEVYMSRAAFLAYNVAAEEEGRPLLKNPRNGAAGALRQKNAAETRRRNLDVILYSLGKRDGVPVRSQWEVLEWLRAQGFAVSEFSRRVEGSAAAALYHAEMTAKRPELPFDADGSVVKLDDLRLQDEAGYTSRAPKWAIAYKFPADQAQTVMNDISIQVGRTGKLTPVAELQPVQLEGSTVSRATLHNEDFIRGLDLRVGDTVLVHKSGGIIPEVLRVVLELRPPDAVPYVFPTHCPVCGHTAERQEGAAGTFCTNPACPAKATLRVQYFASRDVLDIKGLGERLVVELVNSGLVRDPADLYALQPEQIEHLAMGETTTGAVRKVGRKTADKLVAEIEASKTRELWRFIRSLGLPGVGEGTSTRLARVYPTLAALQAATAEELARIPDIGAATAEVLASGLADPDMQAFVTRLVAAGIQPTASADVQTGEQLAGLSFVITGTLSRPRDSLKAHLEAHGARVGSSVTSKTSYLIAGEDGGGKLSKASELKVPILDEAALNALLEERGVALG; encoded by the coding sequence ATGTCTACCCCTGCCGATGTTCAGACCGTCCAAGCACGTCACGCCGAGCTGACCGCCCAGGTGCGCGAACACAATCAGCGCTACTACGAGCAGGACGCCCCCACCATCAGCGACTTCGAGTACGACGCACTGGCCCGCGAACTGCGCGAACTGGAGGCGCTGCACCCGGAACTGCTGACGGGCGACGCCCCGACCCTGACGGTGGGCGGGCGGCCCAGCACGCTGTTCGAGAAGGTGCGCCACCCCACCCCCATGACCAGTCTCGACAACGCCTTCACCGACGCCGAACTGAGCGAATTCGACGATAAGGTGGCGCGTGCCCTGAACCTGAAGCTGGGCGAGCACACCTTCACCTACACCTGTGAGCTGAAGATCGACGGCCTGAGCATCAATCTGTATTACGTGGACGGGGTGCTTCAGTGGGCGGCCACACGCGGCGACGGCGAAACGGGCGAGAAGGTGACGGCCAACGTCGAGGGCATTCCCGGTATTCCGACGGTGCTGCCGGGCCTGAAGGGTGAACTGGAGGTGCGCGGCGAGGTGTACATGAGCCGCGCCGCGTTTCTGGCCTACAACGTGGCTGCCGAGGAAGAGGGCCGCCCACTGCTGAAGAACCCGCGCAACGGAGCTGCCGGAGCGCTGCGCCAGAAGAACGCCGCCGAGACGCGCCGACGCAATCTGGACGTGATTCTGTACAGCCTGGGCAAGCGCGACGGCGTGCCGGTCAGGTCGCAGTGGGAGGTGCTGGAGTGGCTCCGGGCGCAGGGCTTCGCGGTCAGCGAGTTTTCGCGGCGGGTCGAGGGCAGCGCGGCGGCAGCGCTCTACCACGCCGAGATGACCGCGAAGCGCCCGGAACTTCCCTTCGATGCCGACGGCTCGGTGGTCAAACTCGACGACCTGCGGCTGCAAGACGAGGCGGGCTACACCAGCCGCGCTCCGAAATGGGCCATCGCCTATAAATTTCCTGCCGATCAGGCCCAAACCGTGATGAACGACATCAGCATTCAGGTCGGGCGCACCGGCAAGCTGACCCCGGTGGCCGAACTTCAGCCGGTGCAGCTGGAGGGCAGCACGGTCAGCCGCGCCACGCTGCACAACGAGGATTTTATCCGGGGGCTGGACTTGCGGGTGGGCGATACCGTGCTGGTGCATAAATCGGGCGGCATCATCCCCGAAGTGCTGCGCGTGGTGCTGGAGTTGCGCCCGCCAGACGCTGTTCCCTATGTCTTCCCGACGCACTGCCCGGTGTGCGGCCACACCGCCGAGAGGCAGGAGGGAGCCGCCGGAACCTTCTGCACCAACCCTGCCTGCCCCGCCAAGGCCACGCTGCGGGTGCAGTATTTTGCCAGCCGCGACGTGCTCGATATCAAGGGGCTGGGTGAGCGGCTGGTCGTGGAACTGGTGAACAGCGGTCTGGTGCGCGATCCTGCCGACCTGTACGCGTTACAGCCCGAGCAGATCGAGCATCTGGCGATGGGCGAGACCACCACCGGGGCGGTGCGGAAGGTGGGGCGCAAGACTGCCGACAAGCTGGTTGCCGAGATCGAGGCCAGCAAGACCCGCGAACTGTGGCGCTTTATCCGCTCGCTGGGGTTGCCGGGCGTGGGCGAGGGCACCAGCACGCGGCTGGCGCGGGTCTATCCGACGCTGGCTGCACTTCAGGCTGCCACTGCCGAGGAGCTGGCCCGCATCCCCGACATCGGCGCGGCCACCGCCGAGGTGCTGGCAAGCGGGCTGGCCGACCCCGATATGCAGGCGTTCGTGACGCGCCTGGTTGCCGCAGGCATTCAGCCCACTGCCAGCGCTGACGTGCAGACGGGCGAGCAGCTCGCGGGCCTGTCGTTCGTCATCACCGGAACGCTCAGCCGCCCACGCGACAGCCTGAAAGCCCATCTGGAAGCGCACGGCGCGAGGGTCGGCAGCAGCGTGACCAGCAAGACCAGTTACCTGATCGCCGGGGAAGACGGCGGCGGCAAGCTGAGCAAGGCCAGCGAACTGAAGGTGCCGATTCTGGACGAAGCGGCCCTGAACGCCCTGCTGGAAGAGCGCGGCGTGGCGCTGGGGTAG
- a CDS encoding HAMP domain-containing sensor histidine kinase: protein MQRGLNALNLLSLRLKLMLGYALIFSLSVMLGALIVFVAARSTLTHSLDANLRDTAQVAQSGLSWTGSQPHFSAAFQPSAEITAELLSSTGTRLVRAGNPAVLPALPLRLGTYKALGRRVFTTVLARGLLLRVSRASDSLDEVVELLGRMLVLGSAFMIVVACAAGYLLADRALRPVDAVVSMAERIAAGGQYAERVAVSPGRDEMARLTLTVNRMLDRLEGSIEREKEFARTAAHELRTPLTTLKGRLDLALERPRDEETLRKTLLVMRNRVQSLIALSEGLLELARTDTPPLLVPLELGAATLSVAERLHDSAQHAGRRLELDIEESWILAEMPGLQVVIDNLLSNALKYGGAAVQVRVQGQTLSICDSGPGPLEHEWARLLRPFERGTGVQNVPGSGLGLALVHAHVQRWPATLEAQWQADGFAVSVVWNQSGERGSS from the coding sequence GTGCAGCGCGGCCTGAATGCCCTGAATCTGCTCAGTCTGCGGCTGAAACTCATGCTGGGCTACGCGCTGATCTTCTCGCTGAGTGTGATGCTGGGGGCGCTGATCGTGTTTGTGGCGGCCCGCAGCACCCTGACGCACTCGCTCGACGCCAATCTGCGCGACACCGCTCAGGTGGCTCAGTCGGGCCTGAGCTGGACGGGCAGCCAGCCGCATTTTTCGGCGGCCTTCCAGCCCAGCGCCGAGATCACGGCAGAACTTCTGAGCAGTACTGGTACGCGGCTCGTTCGGGCAGGCAATCCAGCGGTGCTTCCCGCGCTTCCGCTGCGGCTGGGAACGTATAAAGCGCTGGGGCGGCGGGTCTTTACCACTGTGCTGGCACGCGGCCTGCTGCTGCGCGTGTCGCGTGCCAGTGACAGCCTGGATGAAGTGGTGGAACTGCTGGGGCGCATGCTGGTGCTGGGCAGCGCTTTCATGATCGTGGTGGCGTGCGCCGCCGGATATCTGCTGGCCGACAGAGCGCTTCGCCCCGTGGATGCGGTGGTGAGCATGGCCGAGCGCATCGCGGCGGGGGGACAGTATGCCGAGCGCGTGGCCGTGTCGCCAGGGCGCGACGAAATGGCCCGCCTGACCCTCACGGTCAACCGCATGCTCGATCGGCTGGAGGGCAGCATCGAGCGCGAAAAAGAATTCGCCCGCACCGCCGCGCACGAACTGAGAACCCCGCTGACCACGCTGAAAGGGCGGCTCGATCTGGCCCTGGAGCGGCCCCGAGACGAAGAAACCCTGCGAAAAACGCTGCTGGTGATGCGAAACCGCGTCCAGTCGCTGATCGCGCTGAGTGAAGGGCTGCTGGAACTGGCCCGCACCGACACCCCGCCGCTGCTGGTGCCGCTGGAACTGGGCGCGGCGACCCTGAGCGTGGCCGAGCGCCTGCACGACTCGGCACAGCACGCGGGGCGGCGGCTGGAGCTGGATATCGAGGAAAGCTGGATTCTGGCCGAGATGCCGGGCCTTCAGGTGGTGATCGACAATCTGCTGAGCAACGCCCTGAAGTACGGCGGCGCCGCCGTGCAGGTGCGGGTGCAGGGGCAGACCCTGAGCATCTGCGACAGCGGCCCCGGCCCCCTGGAACACGAGTGGGCGCGGCTGCTACGCCCCTTCGAGCGCGGAACGGGCGTGCAGAACGTGCCCGGCAGCGGCCTGGGACTGGCACTGGTGCACGCCCACGTCCAGCGCTGGCCCGCTACCCTCGAAGCGCAGTGGCAGGCAGACGGATTTGCGGTGTCGGTGGTGTGGAATCAGAGTGGTGAGCGCGGCAGCAGCTAA
- a CDS encoding response regulator transcription factor, translated as MRVLIVEDDAFISELLCDGLADDGYECDVAATATQGEELARLFPYGVLILDVMLPGEADAGFQLGQRLRRLGLTTPMLYLTARGLPEDRIRGLDAGGDDYLTKPFDFGELRARIRALLRRAGGHPQNTVPLPGEWVLDLGGREVCRNGARADLTRREFLLLELLVLHPGRVFGRDEIIERLWGGENGVEPKVIDVYVSTLRRKTHEALIETVRGSGYRIGRVAS; from the coding sequence ATGCGTGTACTGATCGTCGAGGACGACGCCTTTATTTCGGAACTGCTGTGCGACGGGCTGGCAGACGACGGCTACGAGTGCGACGTGGCCGCCACCGCTACTCAGGGCGAGGAACTGGCGCGGCTGTTTCCCTACGGCGTGCTGATTCTGGACGTGATGTTGCCGGGCGAGGCCGACGCGGGCTTTCAGCTGGGCCAGCGCCTCCGCAGGCTGGGCCTGACCACCCCGATGCTGTACCTGACGGCACGCGGCCTGCCCGAAGACCGGATTCGCGGGCTGGATGCGGGCGGCGATGACTATCTGACCAAGCCGTTTGACTTTGGCGAACTGCGGGCCAGAATCCGGGCGCTGCTGCGGCGAGCGGGCGGCCACCCGCAGAACACCGTGCCGCTGCCGGGCGAGTGGGTGCTCGATCTGGGCGGGCGCGAGGTGTGCCGCAACGGAGCGAGGGCCGATCTGACGCGGCGGGAATTTCTGCTGCTGGAGCTGCTGGTGCTGCATCCGGGGCGGGTCTTCGGACGCGATGAAATTATCGAACGCCTGTGGGGCGGTGAGAACGGTGTCGAACCCAAGGTGATCGACGTGTACGTGAGTACGCTGCGCCGCAAGACCCACGAAGCGCTGATCGAAACGGTGCGTGGCTCCGGCTACCGTATAGGCCGGGTAGCGAGCTGA